In Leptospira sp. WS58.C1, a single genomic region encodes these proteins:
- a CDS encoding SpoIIE family protein phosphatase produces the protein MDPFYFNFYFFGSLLASLFSLYVSFFFLTIKDRSKAAFHLGLSSLSTTIFHFGYLVAFCSPEEWTIFHRWIVIPFPMVGYTQLFIFFFYFPTPKKEKLGLALYAVLYAGVITLAIFYIILSLKSTRSFVMGSHYWDFETHLFYKIFSLIVFLYNFIFLIAAVWRAIVEKGAERRSVIYITVAYLTITLLPGITNALSREGTVSRAVYQQTADILLVAGLFLILIVYVNATKERTTILSRIVGVSMATFLLAFQLVGFAILNGYDSSFDLIKKEEAKLVVLQGETPQGFAYLTSFDPNEDRFRTERGFKDPRFDSEDKLEIRFFYIAKNLTNLGTLPAETRWERSNTILENSPKEFYAYKEGLKQFLGSKGSEPVSDEDIREFFRLLNKKLKVVRSKYSHLPSKSDAPAIYKLLKSEEVGLSAILENVKGKAEADLEADISASDLDKTVLLPLTPIREVGERIYRGTKYYKVGDEKPQYYVSYLVVHPANGNVYEVGFTYKSFRTFIHEPALILVVCLLAIVLVISLGFRFFFQNALIKPMDEVVVGLTEVNSGNLDYRLEPRVEDEIGFIARSFNRMARSIQAARKRLEQYANELEEKVKERTKELEQTLGEVQELKQQQDGDYFLTSLLIKPLGANKAIHENVKVDFLLEQKKKFTFRRYHDEIGGDLNISNHIELKGRSYTVFLNADAMGKSMQGAGGALVLGSVFESIIERTRLVDNMKIQSPERWLKNAFTELHKVFESFDGSMLVSSVMGLVDDEVGILYYINAEHPWTVLYRDGIASFIEDDLMFRKLGTTGMEGRIYIKTFQLEPGDVIIAGSDGRDDILIGTDEDGGRIINDDEKLFLRIVEEGKGDLNGIYNSIIGKGPLTDDLSLIRLSFKEDDSEQKIHDEQKQRIKELLHRAKETSQNKDVAEAITYLQEAENLDSRIPEVKKNFVKLFLKLKDYPKAARYAEDYLNIKPVDKEILYVASFSARKAGQLKKALDFGERLRLREPNHFKNLMNLAQVYIALKNYERAMYMVQSALHLEPENEAVLRIRDVLRKNWNPKDV, from the coding sequence ATGGACCCTTTTTATTTTAATTTCTATTTTTTCGGATCCTTACTCGCTTCTTTATTCTCATTGTATGTTTCCTTTTTCTTTCTGACAATCAAGGACAGAAGTAAGGCGGCGTTTCATTTAGGTCTTTCGAGTTTATCTACTACCATCTTTCATTTCGGATATTTGGTTGCGTTTTGTTCTCCGGAAGAATGGACCATCTTTCACAGATGGATAGTGATCCCATTTCCGATGGTGGGTTATACTCAGCTTTTTATCTTCTTCTTCTATTTCCCGACTCCTAAAAAGGAAAAGTTAGGGCTGGCTTTATATGCGGTTTTGTATGCGGGCGTTATAACTTTAGCGATCTTTTATATTATTCTTTCCTTAAAGTCTACTCGAAGTTTCGTGATGGGTAGCCATTATTGGGATTTCGAAACCCATCTTTTCTATAAAATTTTCTCACTTATTGTTTTTCTTTATAACTTCATCTTTTTGATCGCAGCGGTCTGGAGAGCAATCGTAGAGAAGGGAGCCGAACGAAGATCCGTTATCTACATAACTGTCGCATATCTTACCATTACACTTCTGCCCGGCATTACTAATGCTTTAAGTAGAGAAGGAACCGTCTCTAGAGCGGTGTACCAACAAACAGCAGACATTCTTCTTGTTGCAGGATTATTTTTAATACTCATCGTTTATGTGAACGCTACCAAGGAAAGGACCACGATCTTAAGCAGGATTGTAGGAGTGAGTATGGCGACTTTCCTTCTCGCATTCCAGCTAGTGGGATTTGCCATATTAAACGGTTATGATTCTTCTTTCGATCTGATCAAAAAAGAAGAAGCTAAACTGGTCGTTTTACAGGGAGAAACGCCGCAAGGATTCGCATATTTGACTTCTTTTGATCCGAACGAAGATCGTTTTCGAACAGAACGGGGATTTAAGGATCCAAGATTCGATTCGGAAGATAAATTAGAGATCCGTTTCTTTTATATCGCGAAAAATCTTACAAATTTAGGTACTCTTCCGGCCGAAACAAGATGGGAAAGATCCAATACAATTTTGGAAAATTCCCCCAAAGAATTTTATGCATATAAAGAAGGACTAAAACAATTTTTAGGATCTAAGGGAAGTGAACCTGTCTCCGACGAAGATATACGTGAATTTTTCAGACTTCTCAATAAAAAACTTAAAGTAGTAAGAAGCAAGTATTCTCACCTACCTTCCAAATCGGATGCCCCTGCTATTTATAAACTTTTAAAATCGGAAGAAGTAGGCCTTTCAGCAATATTAGAAAATGTGAAAGGTAAGGCCGAGGCGGATCTTGAGGCGGATATATCGGCTTCGGATCTGGATAAAACGGTCCTTCTTCCATTAACTCCGATCCGAGAAGTGGGAGAAAGGATTTATAGAGGAACGAAATATTATAAAGTAGGAGATGAGAAACCTCAGTATTATGTTTCGTACTTGGTTGTTCATCCTGCAAACGGAAATGTTTACGAAGTTGGATTCACTTACAAATCCTTTCGTACATTCATACATGAACCTGCCTTGATCCTGGTCGTATGTTTACTTGCGATCGTTTTGGTGATCAGTCTTGGATTTCGATTCTTCTTTCAAAATGCTCTTATCAAACCTATGGATGAGGTTGTAGTCGGTTTAACTGAGGTCAATTCCGGAAACTTGGATTATAGACTAGAACCGAGAGTAGAAGACGAGATCGGATTTATCGCTAGATCTTTTAATAGAATGGCAAGGTCCATCCAAGCGGCTCGCAAAAGGTTGGAGCAGTATGCCAACGAGCTAGAGGAAAAAGTAAAGGAAAGAACCAAGGAATTGGAACAAACCTTGGGAGAAGTCCAAGAACTCAAACAGCAACAGGACGGGGACTATTTTTTAACTTCTCTTTTGATCAAACCGCTAGGCGCAAATAAAGCGATTCATGAAAACGTAAAGGTGGATTTTTTACTCGAACAAAAGAAAAAATTCACTTTCAGAAGATATCATGACGAGATCGGTGGGGACTTAAATATCTCCAATCATATAGAATTGAAAGGTAGATCATATACGGTGTTTTTGAATGCGGATGCGATGGGAAAATCCATGCAAGGAGCAGGCGGAGCATTGGTATTGGGATCCGTTTTTGAATCGATCATAGAAAGGACCAGGCTCGTTGATAATATGAAAATACAGTCTCCGGAACGTTGGTTGAAAAACGCATTTACGGAGTTACATAAAGTCTTTGAGAGTTTTGACGGTTCCATGTTGGTTTCTTCGGTAATGGGACTCGTAGACGACGAAGTCGGTATTTTATATTATATTAATGCAGAACATCCTTGGACGGTATTGTATAGAGACGGGATTGCAAGTTTTATAGAAGACGATCTGATGTTCCGAAAACTGGGAACCACCGGAATGGAAGGTCGTATATATATTAAAACATTCCAATTGGAGCCCGGGGACGTGATCATTGCAGGCTCAGACGGCAGGGATGATATTCTTATCGGAACCGACGAGGACGGGGGAAGGATTATCAATGACGACGAGAAACTTTTCCTCAGAATTGTGGAAGAAGGTAAAGGAGATTTAAACGGTATCTATAATTCAATCATTGGAAAAGGTCCTCTTACGGATGACCTTTCTTTGATCCGACTTTCTTTTAAAGAAGATGATTCTGAACAAAAAATTCACGACGAACAGAAACAAAGGATAAAAGAGTTACTTCATAGAGCCAAAGAAACTTCTCAAAACAAAGATGTTGCGGAAGCGATTACTTATTTGCAAGAAGCGGAAAACCTGGACAGCCGCATTCCTGAAGTGAAGAAAAATTTCGTAAAATTATTCTTAAAACTTAAAGATTATCCTAAAGCCGCACGTTACGCGGAAGACTATCTGAATATCAAACCTGTAGATAAGGAAATTTTGTATGTTGCTTCCTTCTCTGCAAGGAAAGCCGGCCAATTAAAAAAAGCCTTGGACTTTGGGGAGAGGTTAAGGCTGAGAGAACCAAACCATTTTAAAAATCTAATGAATCTGGCTCAGGTGTATATCGCTTTAAAAAATTATGAACGGGCGATGTATATGGTTCAATCCGCTTTACATTTGGAGCCTGAAAACGAGGCAGTACTTCGGATTCGGGATGTTCTTCGAAAAAATTGGAATCCGAAAGACGTGTAA
- a CDS encoding NAD-dependent succinate-semialdehyde dehydrogenase, giving the protein MIQLNRPSLFKNSNFYAGEWRTFSQTFPVFDPATGKKIGEVPELPREEVRRALEFAEKSQKEWAKTIPKQRARLLRNWADLMIQNKEDLAKIMTWEQGKPLAESKGEIDYAASYLEWFSEEAKRTYGDLIPTHRKEVRLMAWKEPVGVTGILTPWNFPSSMITRKIGPALAAGCVVVSKPSELTPYSAIALAVLAEEAGIPSGVFQVVTGQPEPIANEFLENKIVRKISFTGSTRVGKILLEKSAKQVKKISLELGGNAPFIVFADANIKEAIRGGIISKFRNAGQTCVCTNRFLVEEKIAEEFAHGLAEEVSKFKVGNGFEEGINIGPLIHPAAVKKVDSHLQDAIEKGGKLLIGGKPHSLGGNFYEPSVLSGVSERSLCFQEETFGPLAPIKSFKTEEEALLIANASDVGLASYVYTSDPARIWRISEALEAGMVSVNEGILSTEQVPFGGVKESGMGREGSKYGIEEYQEIKYICWGGQG; this is encoded by the coding sequence ATGATCCAACTCAATCGCCCTAGTTTATTCAAAAATTCTAATTTTTATGCGGGAGAATGGAGAACCTTCTCTCAAACGTTTCCCGTATTCGATCCCGCGACAGGAAAAAAAATAGGCGAAGTGCCGGAGCTTCCTAGGGAGGAAGTGAGGAGGGCTTTGGAATTTGCCGAGAAGTCCCAAAAGGAATGGGCGAAGACTATTCCAAAACAAAGAGCCAGACTTCTTCGGAATTGGGCGGATCTAATGATCCAGAACAAAGAAGACCTGGCAAAAATTATGACCTGGGAACAGGGGAAACCCTTAGCCGAATCCAAAGGAGAGATCGATTACGCAGCTTCGTATTTGGAATGGTTTTCGGAAGAAGCGAAACGAACATACGGAGATTTGATTCCCACTCATAGAAAAGAAGTTCGATTGATGGCATGGAAAGAACCCGTCGGAGTTACCGGGATCCTAACTCCCTGGAATTTTCCTTCTTCTATGATCACTCGGAAAATTGGTCCTGCGCTTGCGGCAGGATGTGTAGTCGTTTCGAAACCTTCGGAACTCACTCCTTATTCCGCGATAGCGTTAGCTGTTCTTGCAGAGGAGGCCGGAATTCCCTCAGGGGTTTTCCAAGTTGTTACCGGTCAGCCGGAACCGATCGCAAATGAGTTTTTAGAAAATAAGATCGTTCGAAAGATCAGTTTTACAGGATCTACTAGAGTGGGGAAAATCCTTTTAGAAAAATCGGCAAAACAGGTAAAAAAAATTTCCTTGGAATTAGGTGGAAACGCACCCTTTATAGTTTTCGCCGATGCAAATATTAAGGAAGCGATACGCGGAGGAATTATATCAAAATTTCGTAATGCAGGACAAACCTGTGTTTGTACGAACAGATTTTTGGTAGAGGAAAAGATCGCAGAAGAATTTGCTCACGGTTTAGCGGAAGAAGTTTCCAAATTTAAAGTTGGGAACGGTTTTGAAGAAGGGATCAATATTGGTCCGTTGATTCATCCTGCAGCGGTCAAAAAAGTGGATTCTCATTTACAAGATGCGATCGAAAAAGGAGGAAAACTCCTTATCGGAGGAAAGCCTCATTCGTTAGGCGGGAACTTTTATGAACCGAGCGTTCTCTCGGGAGTTTCCGAAAGGTCGTTATGTTTTCAAGAGGAGACCTTCGGTCCCCTTGCACCGATAAAAAGTTTCAAAACGGAAGAAGAAGCCTTATTGATTGCAAACGCAAGCGACGTTGGTTTGGCATCTTATGTGTATACAAGTGACCCTGCCAGGATTTGGAGAATTTCCGAGGCTCTTGAAGCCGGAATGGTTTCCGTAAACGAAGGCATTCTATCGACCGAGCAGGTACCTTTTGGCGGTGTAAAAGAATCAGGTATGGGAAGAGAAGGCTCCAAATATGGAATAGAAGAATATCAGGAAATAAAATATATCTGTTGGGGTGGGCAAGGTTAG
- a CDS encoding CPBP family intramembrane glutamic endopeptidase, which translates to MEILSESGIFDPERILGLLKESLKDFFQTKRDWISFAGVFFLFLIFWSYNYSFRFAPLFTQALKDNQVGLSLFYFLFFAAGALVIYPISLSFYGKLNEFRPSIPLILGFVIVLAIVCSARIRDSELFNWVPSSSVEIAMLTVNYVGTILAYVALPLIWIILRKNSPERFLGLNKSPKFGEVLFLLGLMLPIIAIASFSLSFLSVYPRFAGRMSDGYLIYPPALWIILFEISYAADFAVLETFFRGFMVFPLASRVGSKPAVLAMSFMYGLLHFTKPQYEALGSFFGGFILGMISYRTKSVYAGILIHIGVALAMELAATLQFLYFME; encoded by the coding sequence ATGGAAATTCTCTCCGAATCGGGTATCTTCGATCCGGAGAGAATTTTGGGCTTATTAAAAGAAAGTTTAAAGGATTTTTTTCAAACCAAACGGGATTGGATCTCTTTTGCTGGAGTGTTCTTTCTTTTTTTAATCTTTTGGTCTTACAATTACTCCTTTAGATTTGCGCCACTTTTTACCCAGGCATTAAAAGACAATCAGGTCGGATTAAGTTTATTCTACTTTTTATTTTTTGCTGCGGGTGCCTTGGTAATTTATCCGATCTCTCTTTCATTTTATGGAAAACTAAACGAATTCAGACCTTCTATTCCTTTAATCTTAGGTTTTGTGATCGTTCTAGCAATTGTTTGTTCTGCAAGGATCAGGGACTCTGAACTTTTCAATTGGGTTCCTTCTTCTTCGGTAGAAATTGCAATGTTAACGGTGAACTATGTTGGAACCATTCTCGCATACGTTGCTTTGCCTTTAATCTGGATCATTCTCCGCAAAAATTCTCCTGAAAGATTTTTAGGACTAAATAAGTCACCGAAATTCGGGGAAGTATTGTTTTTATTGGGATTGATGCTTCCGATAATCGCGATTGCTTCCTTCTCTCTCTCTTTTCTTTCCGTATATCCGCGATTTGCGGGAAGAATGTCAGACGGCTATTTGATCTATCCTCCCGCTTTATGGATCATTCTATTCGAAATTTCTTATGCGGCAGACTTTGCGGTTTTAGAAACTTTTTTTCGAGGGTTTATGGTTTTTCCTCTGGCATCCAGAGTGGGAAGTAAACCCGCAGTTTTAGCCATGTCATTCATGTACGGTCTACTACATTTTACGAAACCTCAATACGAAGCATTAGGTTCCTTTTTCGGGGGATTTATCTTGGGGATGATCTCTTACCGGACTAAATCGGTATATGCAGGGATTTTGATACATATTGGGGTAGCGCTGGCAATGGAACTTGCCGCCACATTACAGTTTTTATACTTTATGGAATAA
- a CDS encoding GMC oxidoreductase produces the protein MKTEEKTNVHFDYDYIIVGSGFGGSVSAMRLSQKGYSVLVIESGKRWTAKEFPKTNWSIHKYLWMPRLGFYGIQRLNLLKDFFLVSGAGVGGGSLVYANTLYVPSEKTLNHPTYKKIGGRDGMLPFYKVASKMLGVVQNPHLDGSDAILKEIANEMGRGETFSATPVGVFFGENPGQTVKDPFFLGEGPERTTCNLCGGCMVGCRFNSKNTLDKNYLFFAEKLGAKVLPETKVTDIVPLNDRGEADPDASGEFGYQLSTRSTTGWFGSPKRKFKAKSVVLSAAVMGTVGLLLRSREAGHMKRLSHCLGDDVRTNSETVLGVTKFGKDVDFSRGVAITSSIHPDEHTHIEPVRYSKGSDFFGTLASVLTDGGGFFPRPLKYFFTMFTQPIYFLKASWPFGFAKNSLILLVMQTLDSKVKLVRKRRISWPFEKSMTSAISSGDKVPSYIPIANQTARKIAKKIGGIPRSSLNDVLLNAPITGHIMGGCVMGSTPEEGVIDFENKVYGYKNLRVCDSSMIPVNLGVNPSLSITAMTERAMSLIPPKDKKSVTSFEFERKFGITSVVFPKI, from the coding sequence ATGAAGACAGAAGAGAAAACAAACGTTCATTTCGATTACGACTATATCATAGTGGGTTCCGGTTTTGGTGGAAGTGTTTCCGCTATGAGGTTAAGCCAAAAAGGGTATTCTGTCTTGGTGATCGAGTCCGGCAAAAGATGGACCGCAAAGGAATTTCCGAAAACGAATTGGTCCATTCATAAATACTTATGGATGCCTAGATTGGGTTTTTATGGGATACAAAGATTGAATCTTTTAAAGGATTTTTTCCTAGTCAGCGGTGCTGGAGTGGGAGGAGGATCGTTAGTATACGCTAATACACTTTACGTTCCTTCAGAAAAAACGTTAAATCATCCTACATACAAAAAGATCGGGGGCAGAGACGGGATGCTTCCTTTTTATAAAGTAGCTTCCAAAATGTTAGGAGTAGTTCAAAATCCTCACTTAGACGGATCGGATGCAATATTAAAAGAGATCGCAAATGAAATGGGAAGGGGGGAAACGTTCTCCGCTACTCCAGTCGGAGTATTCTTCGGAGAAAATCCCGGGCAAACTGTAAAAGATCCTTTTTTCTTAGGAGAAGGCCCCGAAAGGACTACCTGCAATCTTTGTGGAGGTTGTATGGTAGGATGCCGTTTTAATTCTAAAAACACATTAGATAAAAATTATCTATTTTTTGCGGAGAAGTTAGGAGCGAAAGTCCTTCCTGAAACGAAGGTAACGGATATAGTTCCTTTAAACGACAGAGGGGAAGCCGATCCGGATGCGAGCGGAGAATTCGGTTACCAACTATCTACTCGATCTACCACCGGTTGGTTCGGATCCCCTAAAAGAAAATTTAAGGCTAAGTCCGTCGTTCTTTCTGCGGCAGTGATGGGGACTGTCGGTTTACTTTTACGTTCGAGAGAAGCAGGACATATGAAACGTCTTTCTCATTGTTTGGGGGATGATGTTCGCACGAATAGTGAAACGGTTTTAGGAGTTACCAAGTTCGGAAAGGATGTGGATTTTTCCAGGGGAGTTGCGATCACTTCCTCCATCCATCCGGATGAACATACTCATATAGAACCGGTCCGTTATTCCAAAGGGTCTGACTTTTTTGGAACGCTTGCGAGTGTGTTGACAGACGGAGGAGGTTTCTTTCCCAGACCGCTTAAATATTTTTTTACTATGTTCACTCAGCCTATCTATTTTTTGAAAGCTTCCTGGCCATTCGGTTTTGCTAAAAATTCCCTTATTCTTTTAGTCATGCAAACCTTGGACAGTAAGGTAAAGCTGGTTCGAAAAAGAAGAATATCCTGGCCTTTCGAGAAGTCCATGACTTCTGCGATTAGTTCGGGAGACAAGGTACCTTCGTATATTCCGATCGCAAACCAAACCGCAAGAAAGATCGCTAAAAAGATAGGAGGTATTCCGAGAAGTTCCTTAAACGATGTTCTTTTGAATGCACCTATTACCGGGCATATTATGGGCGGTTGTGTAATGGGCTCAACTCCCGAAGAAGGTGTGATCGATTTTGAAAATAAAGTCTATGGTTATAAGAATCTAAGGGTTTGTGATAGTTCAATGATTCCCGTAAATTTAGGTGTAAACCCTTCTCTTTCGATCACTGCTATGACGGAAAGAGCGATGTCCTTGATCCCTCCAAAAGATAAGAAGTCCGTCACAAGTTTCGAATTCGAAAGGAAATTCGGGATCACATCTGTGGTCTTTCCAAAAATTTGA
- a CDS encoding flavin-containing monooxygenase, whose amino-acid sequence MQELPKVCVIGAGSSGITVCKSLQDKGIPYDCYERGSDVGGNWRFKNDNGLSNIYKSLHINTHRDRMEYRDYPMPDWYADYPNHEPIQKYFLDYVEHFGLRKHIKFKNGVAKVEPQDDGTYLVTSEKGEKIFYDAVIVANGHHWSPRWPEPDFPGKFNGKIIHSHDYVDPEHPIQLVGKRVVVLGMGNSAMDISVELSRPGVAKKVFLSSRRGAWVIPNYLFGKPLDKQTELLPPGTPFWLKQFLFGTMLKIGVGKMEDFGLPKPDHKPGEAHPTISQDILVRLGRGDIKYKPVIQEYNGNKVKFADGSEEEIDAIIYCTGYNVKFPFFKPEFISAPENHLPLFHRTFKPDLNNIFFVGLYQPLGAIMPLAEFQGKWLAEYLTGNYSLPTVQEMEKQIQDYEKKMKKRYVTSARHTMQVDYEDFLYYMQKELKAGKKRASKSLRTLPVPSKAKYKQSGKQNSNGKSEPRKKSALAKV is encoded by the coding sequence ATGCAAGAGTTGCCGAAAGTCTGCGTTATTGGCGCAGGCTCTAGTGGAATCACCGTTTGTAAATCATTGCAAGACAAAGGAATACCCTACGACTGTTACGAAAGAGGAAGCGACGTAGGAGGTAACTGGAGATTTAAAAACGACAACGGTCTCAGCAATATTTATAAATCATTACACATTAATACTCATCGGGATAGAATGGAATACAGAGATTATCCTATGCCCGATTGGTATGCGGATTATCCGAACCATGAACCGATCCAAAAATATTTCTTAGATTATGTGGAGCACTTTGGTCTTCGTAAGCATATCAAATTCAAGAACGGCGTTGCGAAAGTTGAACCCCAAGACGACGGAACGTATTTAGTGACTAGCGAGAAGGGAGAAAAAATATTTTACGACGCAGTGATCGTCGCGAACGGACATCATTGGTCTCCGCGTTGGCCGGAGCCCGACTTTCCAGGTAAATTTAACGGAAAGATAATACATTCTCACGACTATGTGGACCCCGAACATCCCATCCAATTGGTAGGTAAAAGAGTTGTAGTCCTAGGTATGGGAAATAGTGCAATGGATATTTCCGTCGAGTTAAGCCGTCCGGGAGTCGCGAAAAAAGTTTTCTTAAGTTCCAGAAGGGGGGCTTGGGTAATCCCGAATTATCTTTTCGGAAAACCTTTGGATAAACAAACAGAGTTACTTCCACCCGGAACACCTTTTTGGTTAAAACAATTTCTATTCGGGACAATGCTAAAGATCGGCGTTGGAAAGATGGAAGATTTCGGACTTCCTAAACCGGACCACAAGCCGGGTGAAGCCCACCCTACGATCTCACAGGATATTTTAGTAAGGCTCGGAAGAGGGGATATCAAATACAAACCTGTGATCCAAGAATATAATGGAAACAAAGTAAAGTTTGCCGACGGTTCGGAGGAAGAGATCGATGCGATCATCTATTGTACCGGATATAACGTTAAGTTTCCATTCTTCAAACCTGAATTTATCTCCGCTCCTGAAAATCATCTTCCTTTGTTTCACAGAACTTTCAAACCTGATTTAAATAATATATTTTTTGTAGGATTGTATCAGCCTTTAGGAGCGATCATGCCTCTCGCGGAGTTCCAAGGAAAATGGCTGGCAGAATATCTGACCGGAAATTACAGCCTGCCTACGGTCCAAGAAATGGAAAAGCAGATCCAAGATTACGAAAAGAAAATGAAAAAAAGATACGTAACTTCTGCAAGACATACGATGCAGGTAGATTATGAGGACTTTCTGTATTATATGCAAAAAGAATTGAAAGCCGGTAAAAAGAGAGCCTCTAAAAGTTTGCGAACATTACCTGTTCCATCCAAAGCAAAGTATAAACAATCCGGTAAACAAAACTCAAACGGAAAATCGGAACCAAGGAAAAAAAGTGCTCTGGCAAAAGTTTGA
- a CDS encoding alpha/beta hydrolase, which translates to MLWQKFETLAARALLSLPNSILSVFGKDIKRGRTLDPKVRTALILAKIKPKPEDLPPLKARKLFKNIMGFFDLEKVDLPRIENFSIPGTGPRIKVRLYSSNISKDLEPCLLYFHGGGFVIGDLESHDPPLRYLAKTSGRAILAVDYRLGPEYMYPSSWEDAYSAYKWVRENGKSLGIDPKRIAVGGDSAGGNLAISISTRAKKEKLTLPQFQILIYPWIDLIQERKSVDEFANGYALTRDLLRYFKYHSVPNSKDWKDPRVTPFQQTNFSHTPKTYMLIAGFDPLQDEGLAYADLLQKAKVKLEIKTYETLIHGFFNLGRSIPEAKNALDQIAKWIHAGFSEK; encoded by the coding sequence GTGCTCTGGCAAAAGTTTGAGACTTTAGCGGCCAGAGCCTTACTTTCTCTTCCGAATTCAATACTCAGTGTCTTTGGAAAAGATATCAAAAGGGGAAGGACTTTGGATCCCAAGGTCCGAACCGCATTAATTTTAGCTAAAATAAAGCCGAAACCGGAAGATCTTCCACCGCTTAAGGCGAGAAAACTTTTCAAAAATATAATGGGTTTTTTTGATTTGGAAAAGGTAGACCTTCCCAGGATCGAAAATTTTTCCATCCCAGGAACAGGACCTAGGATTAAGGTTAGGTTATATTCTTCTAATATATCTAAGGACCTGGAACCATGTTTATTGTATTTTCACGGGGGTGGATTTGTGATCGGAGATCTGGAATCTCACGATCCGCCTCTGAGATACTTAGCAAAAACTTCCGGAAGGGCGATACTTGCAGTCGATTACAGATTAGGTCCCGAATATATGTATCCTTCTTCTTGGGAAGATGCGTATTCCGCTTATAAATGGGTAAGGGAAAATGGAAAGTCACTGGGAATTGATCCTAAAAGGATCGCAGTAGGCGGGGATTCTGCAGGTGGAAATTTAGCGATCTCCATTTCAACTCGAGCTAAAAAAGAAAAACTGACTCTTCCTCAATTCCAAATACTTATCTATCCCTGGATTGACCTAATCCAAGAAAGAAAAAGTGTGGACGAATTTGCAAACGGATACGCTCTTACTAGAGATCTACTTCGTTATTTCAAATATCATAGCGTGCCTAATTCTAAAGATTGGAAGGATCCAAGAGTCACACCTTTCCAACAAACGAATTTTTCTCATACACCTAAAACGTATATGTTGATCGCAGGATTTGATCCACTACAGGACGAGGGACTCGCATATGCGGACCTTCTTCAAAAAGCAAAAGTAAAATTGGAGATCAAAACTTATGAAACTTTGATCCACGGGTTTTTTAATTTAGGAAGAAGTATCCCTGAAGCCAAAAATGCTCTCGACCAAATCGCAAAATGGATACACGCAGGATTTTCCGAAAAATAA